A single Cupriavidus sp. EM10 DNA region contains:
- a CDS encoding RimK family alpha-L-glutamate ligase, whose translation MLNHPEAVRRLSRDIVPNVVAGIPGLLMPPTACVDRLALEAVVAGEHRIDQLLQGGRFPLIVRPVDSHAGYGLEKIDDCAALAVYLLCMQGDAFHVSLFIDYSSTDGQFRKYRVALVQGVPYVCHVGISSHWMVHYANAGMADSAVKRAEEARLMDEFDQGFARRHASALQGAYMALGLDYVGLDCAETSAGELLIFEADSAMVVHDADPADLYPYKKPQMRKCSALSRPCSVLRHRADRRNRD comes from the coding sequence GTGCTGAACCATCCCGAAGCCGTGCGACGTCTGTCGCGCGACATCGTGCCGAATGTGGTCGCGGGAATTCCGGGACTCTTGATGCCGCCTACCGCGTGCGTCGATCGCCTGGCGCTGGAGGCGGTTGTCGCCGGTGAGCATCGCATCGACCAGCTTCTGCAAGGCGGAAGATTTCCGCTGATCGTGCGTCCTGTCGATTCGCACGCGGGTTACGGACTGGAGAAGATCGATGATTGCGCGGCGCTAGCCGTGTATCTCCTGTGCATGCAGGGCGACGCATTCCATGTCTCGCTGTTCATCGACTACAGCAGCACCGACGGGCAGTTCCGCAAGTATCGGGTCGCGCTGGTCCAGGGCGTGCCTTACGTTTGCCATGTTGGCATCTCCAGCCACTGGATGGTCCATTACGCCAATGCGGGCATGGCCGATTCTGCGGTGAAGCGCGCTGAAGAAGCGCGTCTGATGGACGAGTTCGATCAGGGATTCGCACGCCGACACGCCTCGGCGCTGCAGGGTGCGTACATGGCGCTTGGTCTCGACTATGTGGGCCTCGATTGCGCGGAGACCTCTGCCGGTGAACTACTGATCTTCGAGGCGGATAGCGCGATGGTGGTGCATGACGCGGACCCTGCGGACCTCTATCCCTACAAGAAACCACAGATGAGGAAGTGTTCCGCGCTTTCGAGGCCATGCTCGGTGCTGCGGCATCGCGCTGATAGACGAAACCGTGACTGA
- a CDS encoding ABC transporter substrate-binding protein, with protein MTDETARETPMQHFLSTQGRGFLAVLLLTIAATICGVGGRASAAAPVEVTIGVQSMFAPWQRAIADGEFEKATGWKIHWRQFDSGGDVMAAMAAGDVQIGVAGSSPVAAAVSRGVKVEVFWILDSIDAAEALVVRNGSGIGKPEDLAGKTLAVPFASTTHYHALFALEQYGVTGKVKIINLQPSEMLAAWSRGDIDAAFVWAPALHKLQASGKVILTSGELARRGRPTFDTLVVAKAFSASHAPALTAFTKVMEQATEDYVKAPQTWTSTSPQVTKVARQSGATPADVLASWRCIAIRSPENRRAGTGSAEARMAPPPVRWHPPHSS; from the coding sequence GTGACTGACGAAACCGCGCGAGAAACACCCATGCAGCATTTCCTTTCTACACAGGGCCGGGGTTTCCTGGCCGTATTGCTCCTGACGATTGCCGCCACGATATGCGGTGTCGGCGGGAGGGCTTCCGCAGCAGCGCCCGTGGAAGTGACAATCGGCGTGCAGAGCATGTTTGCCCCGTGGCAGCGCGCTATCGCCGATGGCGAGTTCGAGAAGGCAACAGGCTGGAAGATTCATTGGCGCCAGTTCGATAGCGGCGGCGATGTCATGGCCGCGATGGCAGCGGGCGATGTGCAGATCGGCGTGGCCGGCAGCAGTCCCGTTGCGGCGGCCGTGAGCCGGGGCGTGAAGGTGGAAGTGTTCTGGATTCTGGACAGCATCGATGCTGCCGAAGCACTGGTGGTGCGCAACGGTTCCGGCATCGGAAAGCCGGAGGATCTGGCGGGCAAGACGCTCGCGGTGCCGTTCGCCTCGACGACGCACTACCACGCGTTGTTCGCGCTTGAGCAGTACGGCGTGACGGGCAAGGTCAAGATCATCAACCTGCAACCCTCCGAGATGCTCGCGGCATGGTCACGCGGCGATATCGATGCCGCATTCGTCTGGGCGCCCGCGTTGCACAAACTGCAAGCCAGCGGCAAGGTGATTCTCACATCGGGCGAGCTGGCGCGGCGCGGACGCCCTACCTTCGATACGCTCGTGGTAGCCAAGGCATTCTCTGCCAGTCATGCGCCGGCCTTGACCGCATTCACGAAGGTCATGGAGCAGGCGACTGAGGACTATGTGAAGGCGCCGCAGACATGGACTTCGACCTCGCCGCAGGTGACAAAGGTTGCGCGCCAGTCCGGGGCGACGCCCGCCGACGTATTGGCATCATGGCGCTGTATAGCTATCCGCTCGCCAGAGAACAGGCGGGCAGGAACTGGCTCGGCGGAGGCAAGGATGGCGCCGCCGCCCGTGCGCTGGCATCCACCGCACAGTTCCTGA
- a CDS encoding ABC transporter ATP-binding protein — protein MSLQIRLRDVSVNYDSPLGGPEVAALSQVNLDIAPGEFVVALGASGCGKTTLLNLMAGFVAPSQGIVTMAASRAAQTQFEPITGPGVERGVVFQRHALMPWLDVMDNVALGLRFKRLTRAARVQRAMDSLRQVGLEGFDKHAVHQLSGGMQQRVGIARALANDPAMLLMDEPFGALDFRTRQALQTLILNIWEATRKTVFFITHDIDEALLLGTRLLILSPRPGRVIRDIPLDFGRCSLRSANPREVRVSASFLAMREQVLDLIEREHEVSHETC, from the coding sequence ATGTCGCTGCAGATTCGTCTCCGGGATGTCTCGGTGAATTATGACAGCCCGCTCGGCGGGCCGGAGGTTGCTGCGCTGTCGCAGGTGAACCTGGACATTGCACCGGGAGAGTTCGTGGTTGCGCTGGGTGCATCGGGGTGCGGCAAGACCACGCTGCTCAACCTGATGGCCGGCTTCGTCGCACCCTCGCAAGGTATCGTGACCATGGCCGCGTCGCGCGCTGCGCAAACGCAGTTCGAGCCGATCACGGGGCCCGGCGTCGAGCGCGGGGTCGTGTTCCAGAGGCATGCGTTAATGCCGTGGCTCGATGTGATGGACAACGTGGCGCTCGGCCTGCGATTCAAGCGACTCACACGCGCGGCGCGCGTGCAGCGGGCGATGGACAGTCTGAGGCAAGTCGGCCTCGAAGGATTCGACAAGCATGCCGTCCATCAACTGTCAGGAGGCATGCAGCAGCGTGTGGGTATCGCGCGTGCGCTTGCCAACGATCCCGCGATGCTGTTGATGGACGAGCCGTTCGGTGCGCTGGATTTCCGCACGCGGCAAGCACTGCAGACGCTGATCCTGAACATCTGGGAGGCTACCCGCAAGACCGTATTCTTCATCACCCACGATATCGACGAAGCGCTCCTGCTCGGCACGCGGCTGCTGATTCTTTCTCCTCGGCCGGGACGCGTCATACGCGATATCCCGCTCGATTTCGGGCGATGCAGCCTGCGGTCCGCCAATCCCCGCGAAGTTCGCGTGAGCGCATCGTTTCTCGCAATGCGTGAACAGGTGCTCGACTTGATCGAACGAGAGCACGAGGTCAGCCATGAAACTTGCTGA
- a CDS encoding ABC transporter permease subunit → MKLADPPWEAATRPEPSAAHSAARTRRHFAAMRGWPRWPLGVAVVMTALVMWEMTTRSGWVDPLFLPSPESVMSQLYLLSTDGFEDATLLSHLGWSVTRVLAAFGLAVVTAVPIGALTAMSRTACAVLDPFIEFYRPLPPLAYLPLLVLWLGIGETSKIVLIYLAMFAPIVLNTRAGVQSIPIEQIRAACSLGATRRQLLQHVMAPGALPSTLTGMRIAMGFGWTTLVAAEMVAATAGLGFMVHGAAKFMATDVVIAGILAIGCVGLLFDLCMRGIEGRWASWKRYT, encoded by the coding sequence ATGAAACTTGCTGATCCGCCATGGGAGGCCGCCACGCGTCCCGAACCCAGTGCGGCGCACTCTGCCGCGCGAACCCGGCGGCATTTCGCTGCGATGCGAGGGTGGCCACGTTGGCCGCTCGGTGTGGCCGTAGTCATGACCGCCTTGGTGATGTGGGAGATGACCACGCGTTCCGGATGGGTCGATCCGCTTTTCCTGCCATCGCCGGAGTCCGTCATGTCGCAGCTTTACCTGCTATCGACGGACGGATTCGAGGATGCCACGCTGCTCTCGCATCTCGGATGGAGCGTCACGCGAGTGCTTGCAGCGTTCGGGCTTGCGGTTGTCACGGCAGTTCCCATCGGCGCGCTGACAGCGATGAGCCGCACGGCATGCGCCGTGCTGGACCCCTTCATCGAGTTCTATCGACCGTTGCCGCCGCTCGCGTACCTTCCGCTGCTGGTGTTATGGCTCGGCATTGGCGAGACGTCGAAGATCGTCTTGATCTACCTGGCGATGTTCGCGCCCATCGTGCTGAACACCCGCGCGGGCGTGCAGTCGATCCCGATCGAGCAGATCCGTGCCGCTTGCTCGCTGGGCGCCACACGGCGGCAGTTGCTGCAACATGTGATGGCGCCCGGCGCACTGCCATCGACCCTGACTGGCATGCGGATTGCGATGGGATTCGGCTGGACCACGCTGGTGGCCGCCGAGATGGTTGCGGCAACGGCAGGCCTGGGCTTCATGGTGCATGGCGCCGCGAAGTTCATGGCAACGGACGTGGTCATTGCCGGCATCCTTGCGATTGGATGCGTGGGCCTGCTGTTCGATCTATGCATGCGAGGGATCGAAGGACGCTGGGCGAGCTGGAAACGCTACACGTAA
- a CDS encoding VIT family protein: MDHRSTRHLVKRVNWLRAAVLGANDGIISTSSLLVGLAAADATTSTIMLTGLASLSAGALSMAAGEYVSVSSQADVEGADRGREEREHATEPVEERQELIALYQGRGLDPELATRVADQLMARDPIGAHLRDELGITQELAAKPVQAALASAAAFLAGAVVPVLMVGIVPRDSLAITLTVATLVLLALLGAVGARAGGASLARGALRVAFWGALALGVTASIGALFGAKP, from the coding sequence ATGGATCATCGCAGCACTCGGCATCTGGTCAAACGCGTCAACTGGTTGCGCGCCGCAGTGCTTGGCGCGAACGATGGCATCATTTCGACGTCGAGCCTGCTGGTCGGGCTGGCGGCAGCCGATGCCACGACCTCCACAATCATGCTGACGGGCCTGGCGTCCCTATCGGCAGGCGCGTTGTCGATGGCGGCCGGCGAGTATGTCTCGGTGAGCAGCCAGGCCGACGTCGAGGGCGCGGATCGCGGCCGCGAGGAGCGCGAGCACGCCACCGAACCTGTGGAGGAGCGCCAGGAACTCATCGCGTTGTATCAAGGACGTGGCCTCGATCCGGAACTGGCAACACGCGTGGCCGACCAGCTCATGGCGCGCGACCCGATCGGCGCCCATCTGCGCGACGAACTCGGTATCACGCAGGAACTCGCCGCAAAACCAGTGCAGGCCGCCTTGGCATCCGCGGCAGCGTTCCTGGCGGGTGCGGTCGTGCCCGTGCTTATGGTGGGCATTGTCCCGCGAGATAGCCTTGCGATAACCCTGACGGTTGCGACGCTCGTGTTGCTCGCGTTGCTGGGCGCGGTAGGCGCTCGCGCAGGCGGGGCGTCGTTGGCACGCGGCGCTCTACGCGTGGCCTTCTGGGGTGCGCTGGCGCTCGGCGTGACCGCCTCCATAGGGGCGCTCTTCGGGGCGAAACCATAG
- a CDS encoding chromate transporter → MNAPPPTTSVEPTHELPSYTLRQLVLYFLKLGTLGFGGPVALAGYMHRDLVDARQWITDGDYKEGLSLAQLAPGPLAAQLAIYLGYVHYRIVGATLVGIAFVLPSFLMVLALGWAYVRFGGLTWMQSVFYGVGAAVIGIIAISAYKLTKKSVGKDKLLWLIYLVLVAVTVITESEVAWLFLAAGVLVWLCRAPPKWLRQGRLNAFAAAPLTTASGMMSAIDWPLLTQIAVFFAKAGAFVFGSGLAIVPFLYGGVVTEHHWLNDKQFVDAVAVAMITPGPVVITVGFIGYLVAGFPGACVAAAATFLPCYLFTVLPAPYFKKYGKLPAILAFVDGVTAAAIGAITGAVIVLAKRSIVDIPTGLLALVTVALLLKFKKLSEPMIVAGAALIGLVVYPLLHH, encoded by the coding sequence ATGAACGCGCCCCCGCCAACCACCTCGGTCGAGCCGACACACGAGCTCCCCAGCTACACGCTGCGCCAACTGGTGTTGTACTTCCTGAAACTCGGCACGCTGGGTTTCGGTGGTCCGGTGGCGCTTGCTGGCTACATGCACCGCGATCTGGTCGATGCACGGCAGTGGATCACCGATGGCGACTACAAGGAAGGATTGTCGCTCGCGCAACTCGCACCGGGACCGCTCGCGGCACAACTCGCGATCTACCTCGGCTATGTGCATTACCGCATCGTTGGCGCGACTTTGGTCGGTATCGCCTTCGTGCTGCCTTCGTTCCTGATGGTGCTGGCGCTTGGCTGGGCGTATGTGCGATTCGGCGGCCTGACGTGGATGCAGTCGGTGTTCTACGGCGTAGGTGCTGCGGTGATCGGTATCATCGCCATCAGCGCCTACAAGCTGACCAAAAAGAGCGTAGGCAAGGACAAGCTGCTCTGGTTGATCTATCTAGTGCTCGTCGCCGTGACGGTGATCACCGAATCGGAGGTCGCGTGGCTGTTCCTCGCGGCCGGCGTGCTGGTGTGGCTCTGCCGCGCGCCGCCAAAATGGCTGCGGCAAGGCAGGCTGAACGCTTTCGCGGCCGCTCCGCTGACGACGGCAAGCGGCATGATGAGCGCCATCGACTGGCCGCTGCTAACGCAAATCGCCGTGTTCTTCGCCAAGGCCGGTGCGTTCGTGTTCGGTTCCGGACTCGCCATCGTGCCATTCCTGTACGGTGGCGTGGTGACCGAGCACCACTGGCTGAACGACAAACAGTTTGTCGATGCCGTAGCCGTCGCGATGATTACGCCCGGCCCGGTTGTCATCACGGTGGGCTTCATCGGCTACCTCGTGGCGGGCTTCCCCGGCGCCTGCGTCGCGGCTGCCGCAACGTTTCTCCCCTGCTACCTGTTCACCGTTCTCCCCGCGCCGTATTTCAAGAAATACGGCAAGCTGCCCGCGATCCTGGCGTTCGTCGATGGCGTAACGGCAGCGGCGATCGGCGCCATCACCGGAGCGGTGATCGTGCTGGCGAAGCGCTCGATCGTCGATATCCCAACTGGGCTCCTGGCACTCGTCACTGTTGCGCTGCTGCTGAAATTCAAGAAGCTGTCCGAACCGATGATTGTTGCTGGTGCCGCATTGATTGGCCTTGTGGTCTATCCATTGCTGCACCATTGA
- a CDS encoding efflux RND transporter permease subunit: MFNWIVRASLGNRLMVLAVALVLMVYGALTAWRTPVDVFPDLNKPLVTVITEAGGMAPQEVELLVSFPIETALNGMPGVTRVRSVSGVGLSIVYAEFDWGSDIYRNRQLVSERLALVKEQLPGGLTPILGPVSSIMGEIMLVALPIDAAKVSPMVAREYADFVLRPRLLSVPGVSQVIPIGGEVRQLRVEPDTARMAQFGVTLADVSRALRDFAANSSGGFIDLNGREYLIRNLARTTRLEDLRGLAVSYRDNAPVLLEQIATVRHAAAVKRGDAGFNGLPAVIVSVQKQPAADTVKLTRELEQALGELKQGLPAGMAAPQILFRQADFIEASIGNVVEALRDGAIMVAIVLFAFLLSARTTAISLIAIPLSLAVTALAFKLLGQSINVMTLGGLAIAIGELVDDAVVDVENILRRLKQRRTMDNPPSVLEVIWRASVEVRSGIVYATLIVVLVFVPLFALPGIEGRLFAPLGIAYIVSILASMLVSMTVTPVLSYYLLPEMRRLDHPDSPLVRWLKRVETRVLGWAFPRARLVLSAAVATVLLAAATVPFLPRAFLPAFNEGSLVMSLMFNPGTSLAEANRMGALAETLIRQVPEVIQVGRRTGRAELDEHAEGVHSSEIDVDLKRSGRSREVVMAAIRAQLSTLPASVAIGQPISHRLDHLLSGVRAQIALKIYGDDLDTLRGLAENLRGRLNGIPGLVDISVEKQVLIPQVNIRLDYRKAAQYGIAPGDALASLQTLAEGARVSQVIEGVKRFDLVVRLPDAGRTPQDLARVMIQSPRGAIPLSAIATVDEADGPNQVGRENGRRRIVVYANTDGSDMSRVIGGVRDAIAQSGLPGGYFVSVEGQFQAQEQASRLIALLALGSLAMIYLVLFSRYRSHRLTLAIMGNIPFALIGSVAAMWIGGLTLSVASMVGFITLTGIATRNGILKVSHYINLCRFEGEQFGIPMLVRGSLERLTPVLMTALVAAFALVPLLISADAPGKEILHPVAVVIFGGLLSSTLLDAVLTPVIVWCFGREPIERMVKEGGREAY, translated from the coding sequence ATGTTCAACTGGATCGTCCGTGCCAGCCTTGGCAATCGCCTGATGGTGCTGGCCGTCGCGCTCGTCCTGATGGTGTACGGCGCGCTCACGGCGTGGCGCACACCTGTCGATGTCTTTCCGGACCTCAACAAGCCGCTGGTCACCGTGATCACCGAGGCTGGTGGCATGGCACCGCAGGAAGTGGAACTGCTGGTGTCGTTCCCGATCGAGACTGCGCTCAATGGCATGCCCGGCGTTACGCGCGTGCGTTCCGTGTCCGGCGTGGGCCTGTCTATCGTCTATGCGGAGTTCGACTGGGGCAGCGACATCTATCGCAACCGTCAACTGGTGTCCGAACGGCTGGCACTGGTCAAGGAGCAGTTGCCCGGCGGTCTTACGCCGATTCTCGGCCCCGTGTCGTCGATCATGGGCGAGATCATGCTCGTTGCACTGCCCATTGATGCCGCGAAGGTCAGCCCGATGGTGGCGCGCGAGTATGCGGACTTCGTGCTGCGCCCACGGCTACTGTCCGTGCCTGGTGTGTCCCAAGTCATCCCCATCGGCGGCGAGGTCCGGCAGTTGCGCGTCGAACCCGACACTGCGCGGATGGCACAGTTTGGCGTGACGCTTGCCGATGTGAGCCGTGCACTGCGCGACTTCGCTGCCAATTCAAGCGGCGGCTTTATCGACCTGAACGGCCGCGAGTACCTGATCCGCAACCTCGCACGTACCACGCGGCTGGAAGACCTGCGCGGACTCGCTGTCAGCTATCGGGACAACGCACCCGTGCTGCTGGAGCAGATCGCGACGGTGCGGCACGCCGCGGCGGTCAAGCGTGGCGACGCGGGCTTCAATGGCCTGCCGGCTGTCATCGTCAGCGTGCAGAAGCAACCGGCAGCCGATACCGTCAAGCTCACGCGCGAGCTTGAGCAGGCGCTTGGCGAACTGAAGCAGGGCCTTCCTGCGGGCATGGCTGCGCCGCAGATCCTGTTCCGGCAAGCCGACTTCATCGAGGCATCGATCGGCAACGTGGTCGAGGCACTGCGCGATGGCGCCATCATGGTAGCCATCGTGCTGTTTGCGTTCCTGCTCAGCGCGCGCACCACGGCGATATCGCTGATCGCGATTCCGTTGTCACTGGCCGTGACGGCGCTCGCGTTCAAGCTGCTGGGCCAGTCGATCAACGTGATGACGCTGGGTGGTCTTGCCATCGCTATCGGCGAACTGGTCGATGATGCGGTGGTGGATGTCGAGAACATCCTGCGGCGACTCAAGCAGCGACGAACGATGGACAATCCACCGTCCGTGCTCGAAGTCATCTGGCGCGCATCAGTCGAAGTGCGTTCGGGCATCGTCTACGCGACGCTGATCGTCGTACTGGTGTTCGTGCCGCTGTTCGCGCTGCCGGGTATCGAAGGTCGATTGTTCGCGCCGCTGGGCATTGCCTATATCGTGTCGATACTCGCGTCTATGCTCGTGTCGATGACGGTCACGCCGGTGCTGTCGTACTACCTGCTGCCGGAGATGAGGCGTCTCGATCATCCCGACAGCCCGCTGGTGCGATGGCTCAAGCGCGTGGAAACACGCGTGCTGGGCTGGGCCTTCCCGCGCGCCCGGCTCGTACTGTCCGCTGCCGTGGCAACGGTACTGCTCGCTGCGGCCACCGTACCCTTCCTCCCGCGCGCGTTCCTGCCGGCGTTCAACGAAGGCTCGCTCGTGATGTCGCTGATGTTCAATCCCGGCACCTCGCTGGCCGAGGCCAACCGCATGGGTGCGCTGGCCGAAACGCTGATCCGGCAGGTGCCAGAGGTGATTCAGGTAGGCCGACGCACGGGTCGCGCGGAACTCGACGAGCATGCCGAAGGCGTTCACTCCTCGGAAATCGATGTGGATCTGAAACGCTCGGGCCGCAGCCGCGAAGTTGTGATGGCAGCCATTCGCGCGCAGCTCTCCACGCTGCCGGCATCGGTAGCCATCGGCCAGCCGATCTCGCACCGGCTCGATCACCTGCTGTCCGGCGTGCGTGCGCAGATAGCGCTCAAGATCTATGGCGACGATCTTGACACGCTGCGCGGACTCGCAGAAAACCTGCGTGGACGGCTCAATGGCATTCCGGGTCTGGTCGATATCTCCGTGGAGAAGCAGGTGCTGATTCCACAGGTCAATATCCGGCTCGACTATCGCAAGGCTGCGCAGTACGGCATTGCGCCCGGTGATGCGCTGGCGAGCCTGCAAACGCTCGCCGAAGGCGCGCGCGTCTCGCAAGTCATCGAAGGCGTGAAACGCTTCGATCTCGTTGTACGCCTGCCCGATGCGGGTCGCACACCCCAGGACCTGGCGCGCGTCATGATCCAGTCTCCGCGCGGCGCCATACCGCTCTCGGCCATTGCCACGGTAGACGAAGCGGATGGCCCGAATCAGGTGGGTCGCGAGAATGGCCGCCGTCGCATCGTGGTCTACGCGAACACCGATGGCTCCGACATGTCGCGCGTCATCGGCGGCGTACGCGACGCCATCGCGCAGTCGGGGTTGCCCGGTGGCTATTTCGTCAGCGTCGAAGGCCAGTTCCAGGCACAGGAGCAAGCCAGCCGTCTGATCGCGCTACTGGCGCTGGGCTCGCTCGCGATGATCTATCTCGTGCTGTTCTCGCGCTACCGTTCACACCGTCTGACGCTCGCGATCATGGGCAACATTCCGTTCGCATTGATCGGCAGTGTTGCTGCGATGTGGATCGGCGGACTGACGCTCTCCGTGGCGTCGATGGTGGGCTTCATCACGCTGACGGGCATTGCCACGCGCAACGGCATTCTCAAGGTCAGCCACTACATCAATCTTTGCCGCTTCGAAGGCGAGCAGTTCGGCATTCCCATGCTGGTGCGCGGCTCGCTCGAACGGCTCACACCGGTGTTGATGACCGCGCTGGTGGCGGCCTTCGCACTGGTGCCACTGCTGATTTCAGCGGATGCGCCCGGCAAGGAAATCCTGCACCCCGTGGCGGTCGTCATCTTTGGCGGACTGCTCAGTTCCACACTGCTCGATGCCGTGCTGACACCAGTGATCGTCTGGTGCTTCGGACGCGAGCCCATCGAGCGGATGGTGAAGGAAGGCGGACGCGAAGCGTATTGA
- a CDS encoding efflux RND transporter periplasmic adaptor subunit yields MKTILIQTLIALLASQALFANAAPGAHGPGGEHLDAPGAAITTSGLARLPDGSVQIPKLAQRRMGIRTVMPQAGEHPQTVPLNATVMMDPNAGGRVQAGHPGWLEAPHDGFPVLGQRVTKGQILAVLRHKNEPFDIGNQQAQLATLTANLKLARQRLERLESLQDSIPRKDIDAARAEVQSLTGQREAVSTSLHPTDTLRAPAAGVIASANVIAGQVVTAQDILFEIVDPQRLMIEAQSADASLLGRIRNGVLADSGKLTFVGAGRSLRNGAVPLTFRLTDGSTTLAVGQPVTVIAHLSDTVKGIALPSEAVVRNQNNEPVVWIKSGAQRFIAQPVEMRTLDARTIVVTRGLSPENRVVVTGAPLINQIR; encoded by the coding sequence ATGAAGACAATCCTGATCCAAACCCTGATCGCCCTGCTGGCAAGCCAAGCCTTGTTCGCCAACGCCGCCCCCGGTGCGCACGGTCCCGGCGGCGAACATCTCGATGCACCAGGCGCAGCCATCACCACCAGTGGACTGGCGCGACTGCCGGACGGTAGCGTGCAGATACCCAAGCTCGCGCAGCGACGTATGGGGATTCGCACTGTCATGCCGCAAGCTGGCGAGCATCCGCAAACGGTGCCGCTCAATGCGACTGTCATGATGGACCCCAATGCGGGCGGCCGAGTGCAGGCCGGTCATCCGGGCTGGCTCGAAGCGCCACACGATGGCTTCCCGGTGCTGGGGCAGCGCGTCACCAAGGGCCAGATACTTGCGGTGCTGCGGCACAAGAACGAGCCATTCGATATCGGCAACCAGCAGGCGCAACTCGCCACGCTCACGGCCAACCTCAAACTGGCGCGGCAACGGCTCGAACGGCTGGAGTCGTTGCAGGACAGTATTCCCCGCAAGGATATCGATGCAGCGCGTGCGGAAGTACAGAGCCTGACCGGCCAGCGCGAAGCCGTGTCGACAAGTCTGCATCCCACCGATACGTTGCGTGCGCCTGCTGCGGGTGTCATTGCATCGGCCAATGTCATCGCAGGCCAGGTGGTGACCGCGCAGGACATTCTGTTCGAGATCGTCGATCCGCAGCGGCTCATGATCGAGGCGCAGAGTGCGGATGCCTCGCTGCTCGGCCGTATCCGCAATGGCGTGCTCGCCGATAGCGGCAAGCTGACATTCGTCGGCGCGGGTCGCAGCCTCAGAAATGGCGCCGTGCCGCTGACCTTCCGGTTGACCGATGGCTCGACGACGCTTGCCGTCGGCCAGCCCGTTACCGTCATCGCGCATCTGTCGGACACGGTAAAAGGCATTGCGCTGCCGAGCGAGGCCGTCGTGCGCAACCAGAACAATGAACCGGTTGTCTGGATCAAGTCGGGCGCGCAGCGCTTCATCGCGCAGCCCGTGGAAATGCGCACGCTCGATGCGCGGACCATTGTTGTCACGCGCGGGTTGTCGCCGGAGAACCGCGTCGTCGTGACCGGTGCCCCGCTGATCAACCAGATTCGATAA
- a CDS encoding TolC family protein, whose amino-acid sequence MQKFFVWMAASFAMLADACAQTPATDLHALFEVAWERSVAMQTTAGRRQEAAASRVQANSLIAGSPSIDLRHRGDQWTDRRGIRESEVALGVPIWMPGQRSARGALADAQAAEAESSTMLGQLAVAAELRERVWQLAAAESENEVLRRRTAVALSLRDDVQRRVTAGDLARTDLLFAEQDLLANRALMTESEARVIEMRARLMQTSGVQALPLRYDELPAPVIAGAPHPRLDAALRAVERGERQIGYLQKSRRDAPEVGVTYRRDSAGGGLPSDQTVGVYVRFPFATDARNLPRETAAQTELMTARAERDRAERVVQSEIDTAQQTLALAEQQLALVTQRSATLTERATLLRKTFNAGEIGLPEVLRAQNQALDAEVELARVRARRGFAIANMNQALGVLP is encoded by the coding sequence ATGCAGAAGTTTTTCGTATGGATGGCCGCATCGTTCGCGATGCTGGCCGACGCATGCGCGCAGACACCGGCCACGGATCTGCACGCATTGTTCGAGGTCGCATGGGAGCGTTCCGTCGCCATGCAGACCACGGCAGGTCGTCGGCAGGAAGCCGCTGCCAGCCGTGTCCAGGCCAACTCGCTGATCGCGGGTTCGCCCTCTATCGATCTGCGCCACCGCGGCGACCAGTGGACGGATCGGCGCGGCATTCGCGAGAGTGAAGTCGCGCTCGGCGTGCCGATCTGGATGCCGGGTCAGCGCAGCGCGCGGGGCGCACTGGCCGACGCGCAGGCTGCCGAGGCGGAATCCTCGACGATGCTCGGCCAACTCGCCGTCGCTGCCGAATTGCGCGAACGGGTCTGGCAACTCGCGGCAGCCGAATCAGAGAACGAGGTGCTGCGCCGCCGCACGGCCGTCGCATTATCGTTGCGCGACGACGTGCAGCGACGCGTCACCGCTGGCGATCTGGCCCGCACCGACCTGTTGTTCGCCGAACAGGATCTGCTGGCGAACCGTGCCCTGATGACGGAAAGCGAGGCGCGCGTCATCGAGATGCGCGCGCGGCTGATGCAGACGTCCGGTGTGCAAGCACTGCCGCTGCGCTATGACGAACTGCCGGCGCCGGTCATCGCCGGTGCCCCGCATCCCCGTCTCGACGCCGCGCTGCGGGCCGTCGAGCGCGGAGAACGTCAGATCGGCTATCTCCAGAAATCCCGGCGCGACGCGCCCGAGGTTGGCGTGACCTATCGTCGCGATTCGGCCGGCGGCGGCCTGCCCAGCGACCAGACTGTCGGTGTCTACGTGCGTTTTCCGTTCGCCACCGATGCGCGCAACCTGCCCCGTGAAACGGCCGCGCAAACCGAACTGATGACCGCACGCGCGGAGCGGGACCGTGCCGAGCGTGTCGTGCAATCCGAAATCGATACCGCGCAGCAGACGCTTGCGCTGGCCGAGCAGCAGCTTGCGCTCGTCACGCAGCGCAGCGCCACGCTGACCGAACGCGCCACCCTTCTGCGCAAGACCTTCAATGCCGGCGAGATCGGCCTGCCCGAAGTCCTGCGCGCGCAAAACCAGGCACTGGATGCCGAAGTCGAACTGGCCCGCGTCCGCGCGCGGCGCGGCTTCGCCATTGCCAACATGAACCAGGCACTGGGAGTGCTGCCATGA